A region of the Terriglobia bacterium genome:
GGCAAGGTCCAGAAGGCTTAGCCCAACGCGATCGCATCGAGCTGGATCAAGACCTCTTTAGGCAGCCGGGACACCTGCACCGTGGCCCGCGCTGGTTTTGCATTTCCGAGGAACTCCCCATAAACCTGGTTGAATCGGGCAAAATCATCCAGATTTGCCAGAAACACAGTGGTCTTCACAACCTGGTGTAGCCCGCTCCCCGCTGCCGTCAGAATCGCGGCCAGATTTTTCATCACCTGACGCGTTTGAGCGGCGATGTCGCCCGTGATTACCTCACCCGTTGCCGAATCAATCGGAATCTGGCCGGACACAAATAAGAATCCGTTGGCACGAATCGCCTGTGAATACGGCCCAATCGGGCTCGGGGCACTGTTTGTCTCGATGATTTCTCTCATGCATGCTCCATCGCAGGGGATCGTCGGCAGTAGCGGGGGGGCAAATTATTATCCGCCTCACCACCTGTGCCGACGGCCCGATGCTCCCTGCCTGCTGTCATGCCCCCTGCATTAACCTGAATAATTCATGAAGCAGAACGGCCGGCGCGTGAAAAGCAACAAAACTGGACACAGATAGACGCAGGCAGCATTTTCCCGCGTCCAAA
Encoded here:
- a CDS encoding RidA family protein, coding for MREIIETNSAPSPIGPYSQAIRANGFLFVSGQIPIDSATGEVITGDIAAQTRQVMKNLAAILTAAGSGLHQVVKTTVFLANLDDFARFNQVYGEFLGNAKPARATVQVSRLPKEVLIQLDAIALG